A single genomic interval of Nitrospinota bacterium harbors:
- a CDS encoding HDOD domain-containing protein: MKVKCQECSNIYDIDENKLPDQPVVMKCKNCNNNIILKKPESGGNGGEKTNRDKINKILENVDSLPTLPTVANQIIQCTNDKNSSSTQISKLVSQDQSLTMKVLKIVNSPFYGFPRKITTINHAVVILGAYEIQTLVVGASIVKAFSRSKNNSIFNREKFWVHSIGCGVASKMLARVFQYRISGEAFVAGLIHDIGKIILDQYLNTDFEQVLKEAHDKKVSLFKAEKDILGTTHAELGKTLGEKWELPSHLIEVIHNHHDPFNSSKDRDIVSLVYFSNILCRMGQVGMAGGDGYVPKIDDKVWGLLKSKKPDLNDSYIDKFIYDLKSEMEQTQGLLSVLQEKKEKNE; encoded by the coding sequence ATGAAGGTTAAATGTCAAGAGTGTTCAAATATTTATGATATAGATGAAAATAAGCTTCCTGATCAACCTGTCGTGATGAAATGCAAGAATTGTAACAACAACATTATTTTGAAAAAGCCTGAAAGTGGTGGAAATGGAGGAGAAAAGACGAACAGGGATAAAATAAATAAGATACTGGAAAACGTTGATTCCCTTCCAACCTTACCAACCGTTGCCAACCAGATTATTCAATGTACAAATGATAAAAATAGCTCTTCAACACAGATAAGCAAGTTAGTATCACAGGATCAGTCATTAACCATGAAGGTACTGAAGATTGTCAACTCCCCATTTTATGGATTTCCAAGAAAGATAACCACAATCAATCATGCTGTTGTAATTTTAGGCGCATACGAAATTCAAACCCTTGTTGTTGGGGCATCTATTGTAAAGGCATTCTCCCGTTCAAAAAACAACTCTATATTTAACAGAGAAAAATTCTGGGTTCACTCGATAGGCTGTGGGGTAGCCTCAAAGATGCTTGCAAGGGTTTTTCAATACAGAATCTCAGGAGAAGCATTTGTAGCTGGACTCATTCATGATATTGGAAAGATCATCTTAGACCAATATTTAAATACAGATTTTGAACAGGTTCTCAAAGAGGCCCATGATAAAAAGGTATCGCTATTTAAAGCCGAAAAAGACATTTTGGGAACGACTCATGCTGAGCTTGGAAAAACATTAGGGGAAAAATGGGAACTTCCCAGTCACCTCATCGAGGTTATACATAATCATCACGACCCTTTTAATTCAAGCAAAGATAGAGATATCGTATCTTTGGTATACTTTTCAAATATCCTCTGCAGAATGGGTCAAGTAGGAATGGCAGGAGGCGATGGATATGTTCCCAAAATAGATGATAAGGTTTGGGGTTTATTAAAGTCAAAAAAACCAGATTTAAATGATAGCTATATCGATAAATTTATATACGATTTAAAATC